The Ananas comosus cultivar F153 linkage group 7, ASM154086v1, whole genome shotgun sequence genome has a window encoding:
- the LOC109712499 gene encoding RNA demethylase ALKBH5-like has protein sequence MGGDGERSRHHRQQEKEQELPREQREAIMLSLVKRKKDFKHMERVGGRWVNVLEGLELHEGVFSAAEQHRIVDCVLDFQQRGRRGLLRERTYSEPKKWMRGKGRVTIQFGCCYNYAKDNNGNLPGIMRDEEVDPMPPILKTMIKRMVAWHVLPPTCVPNSCIINIYDEDDCIPPHIDHHDFVRPFCTVSLLSQCNILFGTYIKVVSPGVFAAPTSIPLPVGSVLVLNGNGADVAKHCVPAVPTKRISITFRKMDGRKLPYRFIPDPELQNLRPLQYPLVPAPVNELVSSRAQPQPASTPLAQARPASTLPPRAEQVNVPREEQSSEGMKWTRDGPFSSEDFPPLGSLCSAGKSQQNKPHRPARR, from the exons ATGGGCGGCGACGGAGAGCGTAGTCGGCATCACCGGCAGCAGGAGAAGGAGCAGGAGCTCCCGAGGGAGCAGAGGGAGGCCATAATGTTGTCTCtggtgaagaggaagaaggattTTAAGCACATGGAGAGGGTCGGGGGGAGGTGGGTCAACGTCCTCGAAGGCCTCGAGCTCCACGAGGGGGTCTTCTCCGCCGCCGAGCAGCACAGGATCGTCGACTGCGTCTTGGATTTCCAGCAGCGAGGAAGGCGTGGATTGCTCAGAG AGCGCACTTATTCAGAGCCAAAGAAGTGGATGCGTGGGAAAGGGCGCGTGACTATACAATTTGGTTGTTGCTACAACTATGCAAAG GATAACAATGGAAACCTTCCAGGAATAATGCGGGACGAGGAAGTCGATCCAATGCCTCCCATACTGAAGACTATGATTAAGAGGATGGTGGCGTGGCATGTGCTCCCGCCAACGTGTGTCCCAAACAGTTGCATCATAAACATCTATGATGAAGATGACTGCATCCCTCCTCATATCGACCACCACGATTTCGTTCGACCCTTTTGCACCGTTTCCTTGCTCTCCCAGTGCAACATTCTCTTTGGAACCTACATCAAAGTGGTCTCGCCGGGAGTGTTTGCAGCCCCTACTTCCATTCCTTTACCAGTCGG GTCGGTGCTTGTTTTGAATGGTAATGGCGCAGATGTAGCTAAGCATTGCGTACCTGCTGTGCCCACCAAGAG GATCTCAATTACGTTCAGAAAAATGGATGGTCGCAAGCTTCCCTACAGATTCATTCCTGATCCTGAACTACAGAATCTTCGACCCCTCCAGTACCCTCTGGTGCCAGCTCCGGTGAACGAGTTAGTAAGCTCGCGGGCCCAACCCCAACCAGCGTCCACGCCATTGGCCCAAGCACGACCAGCATCGACTCTGCCGCCCCGAGCCGAACAGGTTAACGTACCCAGAGAGGAGCAAAGCTCAGAGGGCATGAAGTGGACTCGCGATGGCCCCTTCTCTTCGGAAGATTTTCCCCCACTTGGTTCGTTGTGTTCGGCAGGAAAGAGTCAGCAGAACAAGCCACACCGACCTGCAAGACGATGA